One genomic segment of Primulina tabacum isolate GXHZ01 chromosome 9, ASM2559414v2, whole genome shotgun sequence includes these proteins:
- the LOC142556787 gene encoding binding partner of ACD11 1-like yields MSRSGYIVEVSSLSPKVTEKDVYDFFAFCGAIEHVEIVRAGERVSTAYVTFRNPHALETAVLLSGATIVDQPVCIARWGNYEDDNNLWNRTSWKIEDDSSHSQEYKIVPSAGEAVTLAQDVVKTMVAKGYILGKDAFGKAKAFDESHQVSATAMAKVAELSERIGLTDKLFAGVEAARSVNQRYHVSDTTKTAVSATGRTVVSAANAVVNSSYFSKGALWVSGALNRAAQAAADLGNRGVNK; encoded by the exons ATGAGTCGAAGTGGTTATATTGTAGAAGTATCAAGTCTGTCTCCTAAAGTCACGGAAAAGGATGTCTATGATTTCTTTGCTTTCTGTGGTGCAATCGAGCATGTGGAGATTGTCAG AGCTGGTGAACGTGTAAGTACAGCCTATGTAACATTTAGAAATCCCCACGCTCTGGAAACTGCTGTCCTGCTCAGT GGAGCAACTATTGTGGATCAACCAGTATGCATAGCCCGGTGGGGAAATTACGAAGACGACAATAATCTCTGGAACCGTACTTCATGGAAAATTGAAGATGATAGCAGT CATTCTCAAGAATACAAGATTGTTCCCTCTGCTGGTGAAGCTGTGACTCTGGCTCAGGATGTAGTCAAAACAATGGTAGCTAAAGGATACATACTCGGAAAAGATGCATTTGGCAAAGCGAAAGCCTTTGACGAATCTCACCAAGTATCCGCCACGGCAATGGCCAAAGTTGCTGAATTAAGTGAAAGAATTGGATTGACTGACAAGTTATTTGCTGGGGTTGAAGCAGCGAGATCAGTGAACCAAAGATACCATGTTTCAGATACTACGAAAACAGCCGTTTCTGCTACTGGAAGAACTGTAGTTTCTGCAGCAAATGCTGTGGTCAATAGTAGTTACTTCTCCAAGGGAGCTCTTTGGGTATCAGGTGCTCTGAACAGAGCTGCTCAGGCCGCTGCTGATTTAGGTAATCGCGgtgttaataaataa